TGTTCGGAAAGAATAAGGCCAAGTCTGTTGCTAAAATGCAATGTTTCATATTCCCCATTATCTGTCTATATTCTTCttgattaaactttttcaaaatattttgtttgtccTATAaagttagtcaaaaaaaaaaatataatcaaccaCGATGGTATGCTTAGTAAAgcatttattattcaaagttaCGTTTTGCAAAATGTTGATTGTCATATTGAAATGATGATACTCCATTGTTGAAGTAGTGTAAATTGAAGCTAAAGGGGATCCAATgtcaatcataaatttattgttatagcCTCTATGGTCCAAATCATGACACAGTCCACCAACAAACATAGAAAGACACTATGAAATGTACATTTATCGATTATAAACTTTGTAAAAACCTAgatatacagtatatttttaatcatatttacttCTAATGGCCTAAAAAGTCCAGGATCAGATTTGATGATACTATAAACACTATTAGCGACATGAAATCCATGACTCCAATTATGATATGGCACGTCTCTGTAATTTTTCTTAATCGtaacaaaaaagaatacaagAGTATTATAGTCAAAACGATCCAATCCAAAGAGATCAACAAACATAAACAATGCTTTTTCAATCTTATATTCATCCCTTTTATCTAAAGCATAAAATGAAAACCTGTAAGGAACATAGtgcattattaaaattcaatcacAGGGTAATTACAATACCTTTGAACGGAAATATCATCAATTGGTGGGCCTGCCTGAATGTAGGGTGCCACTTCTTTTGAGGTTGCAGAATTATGATAAGACAAGACTTCCATAGTTACCTTACATTTATGTTCAGAACGGCGGATCTTCTCATAAAGCTTTGCATGGTGTAGAGCTAGGCCACAGtaagtggaaaaaatatcaaaggattTTTCGTCATCCTGGTGAAGAATAGTAAATTATAAGcaaatttcccaaaattaatacattttttttgcagtttACTTTGGTAAAAAATccatcttttttgttaattatttgaaCAATACCGATTATACTTCCGTATATGGAAATTGGCATACATAAAATAGATTTGGTGGTATATCCAGTTTGCTCATCAACATTTCGATTGAATCTGGGATCCTCATCTACATTTGACACATTTAATACTTTTCCTGTTTTGGCAACATAACCAGCAATGCCAGTTCCAATGGGAAAtcttaagaatatatataccatatgtaaatattttggttggtagaaaaagtatttaccTAATTTCCTTCATGAGATTATTGTTATTCTCATTATCTGATCCCGGTTTCATTTCAtttgatgaatttgtaatatcaaaaattcgAGCATATAACTGATTCGTCTTATTATCTACCAAAAACATGGATGCTCGATCTGCATTTACTAATTTGTGTgcaaaatgcattatttttgttataattgtaTCCATGCTTTGCACCTCATTGAACAAGGACCTAAATggcatgtatatatatatattttattctactaGAATTTACTTACTTTACAATACTCAGTAAAAAATGACTTAGGTCATTTTGTCTCTCAAGATTAAAACACATATCAGAGTAATGAATGGATAATTCTCCCCAAACTAAGTAGGAGTCTACTAATGCCTCATCCATATCTGAAAAAGATCCATcaattttaggttttttaaattccagaaatccttcaatgtttttataatcaGAGCACAGAATAGAGTGAATTAAAACAGAGTCATCCTCCTGAAAATGAGATGAAAGCTATTCAGATTTAATCTTTGGTTAATTCCATATCAAATCAcccaaaaaaggtaattttcaCCTTATCAACTCAATGTTTGATGAAATTTAGTAAACATGTAGATTTTTAGCTGCAaattcctattattattttttttaaatcaaatgaaatatttcgatttgaattataaataaattacaatgtattataaaaatttacaattatattaattaaagtggTAGTAACCGCCATTTTCCGGAGTTATTAGGGATTGACGAACATATAaaccttattttaataatataaaggatAACTCCTGAAGAAATCCTCAgtttactctccgtttttttaTAAGTGCACTCACATGTAGGtactcaatacttttttttttaatatcacgTGATGATCCAGGGAGTATTTTAGTCTCTGGATCGCTCTTTGACTGAGCTTTAGCCatacacgctcgttgctaaacctcatttaaagtcacattcattattttttattctttataacgtacttcttttctttttttattataagttttagctacacacgctatttttttaaaatgaatcatcAACCCTGAAGTCCATGGGCCAACCAATTTTAGGGACCCACTGGTCATGAGctgaaaatgtgtattttttgctatttgtCACCGGTAGGATCTATAAATATTCTCATTTCCGGTACCTATCATAAAGCTAAGGCGGCCCTGTTTGCAGGTAAAAATCTACTCGTATACTAAATTTCATCTAATTTTGAGATAGTTAGGTGAAAAATAGACTTTTTAGGTTTCGAATTGATACAGAATGAACCTCATATTTACCTTGGTTCCTCTAATCTTTCCATATGAAATGTCCGAATTTCCATTGAACATTTTGGATGTGGTGTTATCCAAATATTCATCGAAGAATGCATCAAAAactccattaaaaatattgtgacATTTAAccctaaaaataaatctattttacttTCATATATGGCCTGTTTTAGGGTGGGCATAAGGGGAAACTGCCCCATAAACCGTTTTTGAGCGAGGGCCATCAtcggatataatttttttttaaatttaagtatatccatagagaaaaatgatttttttaaaagaaagtcatattttgttcaccattacattttgaaaaagtaaatatattttttttcttaataagcACGTCATTCCATGAAATATGTACACAATTGATTGAAAGAGGCCAATGAAAAAGAATGAGCATTTTTGAAAAGTTcactctaaaataaataaatatttcatcttctagaaagtgaaataattttcttaaaaatcacgatttaaaaaaataaaatgaagaaaagggCCTGCACATTTATCTTTTCCCCAAGCCCTGCTCACATCAAAACCGGCCCTACTTACATCAaccaactatatatttataatatctgcACTATCTTACGATTGTTCATCTGTACTGGACATAGGATCGAATTCCAACAATTCATCTTTCTTATCTGGATGAGCAAGGTACATCTTAAATCTACGAGCATTAATTGCCTTACAAATATTTCTTCCAATCTCTCttagaatacaaaatttaagCTCCATTATCAgtccattattttctttatgtttggCAATGGACGAAGTAAGGCTTTTCAACATGATTCTCTTGTCTAGTATCAAATTACCTTCCAAAAGTTGAGAAGATGGCTCTTctgatattatatgtatgtataaaaaagattcaatatttaatataaatgatagaCAATGATCTTATATTTGCCTAAACTATTAATCATGAGCTGATTCTTTTTGAGACTGCAGATCTTTTCAAGCATTGGAAGATCCAGGTGCTTTAATGCATAGTCAATTAAAAAACTAGGCTTCGTATTTAGAAAATTTGTGACAATTTCTGTTTCCGTATTTAATGGATGCCTCTTATCGTGTGCCCCATTGTAACCTTAATTCAAACAaacttatcaatatatatttgtctccAAACATACAATTAATGTTGATTATGAGgcatgaatataaaattaagtaccTGTTAAGTCACCTGTGGATCGAAATGATGGAAAGTGAGATTTTCGTCTTTTTAAAGCATTCAATTGACTTTTTGTACGTATGTCATCCAGTAGCTGTGGTTTTCTTTCACAACAATTGTGATGGAATCTGTTATGAGCTATAAAAAAGATGCATATTTAAATACCATAGAACCATTTAAAGACAACATGGATTTTAACCATTGTTACTAATATAGGAAtttgtgtttttccttttgtgcaatttaataataatgaaatttcaaatattttaatgaatatatccTTGAGACTGGTTCTAGTGGAAAAGTCTATTAAGACGGTCTTTTTAAGCCAGATAGATAGAAATATGGCAAGACAGGGAATGAAAATCATTGCTACACAGTTATTAAGGAGTCCAGAGAGTGGTTTAATGGATTTCTCTCTATACTGCTTCTAGTATAGAGGGATTACCAGCAATATTTCTCTTATAAGTATAAACGGCAAGACTTATGAAGggatgatcttttttttctggAGAAGGGAATTAAAgccacaaaacattttttatatgaatgcgGTGAGATAGGCAAAATATGGGATCATTTGACTCAAGTAATATATTCCAAGCATAAAAGATTTTTCAGATAGAAAAGTACATATCTGTTTAATTGATATCGGCCCAGaaggcaaaataattaattttatcattaccAAATTGcagagtattttattaaattttatatgtataaaaccCCTCCTgtcagataattaaattttaacaattcagaaaataataaatgtgttgTTGGATTGTAATAATTAAGTGAATTATGTGAAATATATGTGCCTGTACGCTAgtactaaaaatatagttaattcaTTAGATTCTATAATGAATCTCTATTATATTTAAGCAACTAAAAAAGTTACCTCCTTTTTTATGCATGTTAGGTCCATTTTCACTTTGATAAACCCTAGGGCTTCTGGATCTTGGTCGTCTTTGAAAATCATTCGTTACATAACGcccttaaaataatttgaaacagAATCacacaatcaattttttattctatttaatacTCACCTTGGAGTGGTGGTAATATTTTACAGAATTTTTCctcagttttttgattgtcaCAAGTTTTGGCAGAGCTACTTGAGCCTACtactatttttatctttaaaaaaaatgaaatatatcaaattaagaaATGGTTAGAGTCAAAAAATTTTAGATCCATTTcgaaagtcatatttttttaaactatattagcTTGAAAATTGAAGCATTAACAAAAACACGGGGATTTGAAaggattttaaatatacaaaatacggggtttgttcaaaaattaaggtGACTTTGTAATTttagggaaaatatttatttattcattaatattgatCTTGTCTCCAACAAAGTAATCCCCCTCAGATAAAATAAACTTGTATCTACGGTTTTTTCAATCCTagaaacatttatcaaaatgtactatacccgcgaaatttgaaaagtcaccttactttttgaactcACCTTGTATATGTTTTAACCCATTGAAAAAGTGTCATAAAGACtcacttatatttattttacttttggaTCTTAATCCATTTCTCAAATGCAATTATGgctcaataatttcaaaattatataataataatatattacaggGATAGTTTTAAAGAATGGCCCCTTGGGGCATTTGTTTCCAGCATTTCACTGAATAGAaacacaaaaaagaataattttttaaagactacaaaaatagaaaaatgattcaccttctttttaaagaaaaaaatgcaatttttaaaaatagaaagaaacattcttttatataaaaaaagtcatttaatcaAGTTAAGacagaatttataaaaaagaccatataaatatttggctttttctaaaaaaaagtcattttaataataaaataaacatttttttgcaaaaaaaaaaaaaaaaaaaaaaaaatcgacaaatgtgataaaaaatgatCTTAAATAGGCCGCtggaaaatatatctttttcttctaaaaaatggtCATTTGTTACAAAGAAAGGActtcattttgttttctaaaattggaatatatagaaaaaggattggagatttatttttgttccaggATTTGTACAAGtcagatttttttaagtattaactGATAATTAAAAACCGAtgttaactaataaaaaaaaaataacgacacatggaaggaataaatattttgtatttttgaacaatatatatctcaaatataacataaaaataaattttattccgCACTAAACCTTTGTTATAAGTAATTCCTGATCCGAAAACCATAAGAAAGCCTCAAATTTCCCACTTTCCACGGAATCTGATCCGTGAATTGCATTTTTCACTTTCGATAATGCATATTTAAATCTAACTGTCCCAGATTTTGCTTTTAAAGGATCTGTGTTTCCAATAAGCTTCCTACACTTTTGAACAGCATTTGGACCACACCAAACAGAGCACAGAATAGGGTCTCCTGAGCCCATATACGCCATTATGTCCTTAAAAAAAGGCTTATGTTTATGCTTGCGATAGTGAATTGTAAGCTTGTCTTTGGAAGGAACCATGATTTTGA
The sequence above is drawn from the Lepeophtheirus salmonis chromosome 5, UVic_Lsal_1.4, whole genome shotgun sequence genome and encodes:
- the LOC121117081 gene encoding probable 3',5'-cyclic phosphodiesterase pde-5 isoform X2; the protein is MNEDKQRSDAVNGDPSLTITPIPISKIKIVVGSSSSAKTCDNQKTEEKFCKILPPLQGRYVTNDFQRRPRSRSPRVYQSENGPNMHKKGAHNRFHHNCCERKPQLLDDIRTKSQLNALKRRKSHFPSFRSTGDLTGYNGAHDKRHPLNTETEIVTNFLNTKPSFLIDYALKHLDLPMLEKICSLKKNQLMINSLEEPSSQLLEGNLILDKRIMLKSLTSSIAKHKENNGLIMELKFCILREIGRNICKAINARRFKMYLAHPDKKDELLEFDPMSSTDEQSVKCHNIFNGVFDAFFDEYLDNTTSKMFNGNSDISYGKIRGTKEDDSVLIHSILCSDYKNIEGFLEFKKPKIDGSFSDMDEALVDSYLVWGELSIHYSDMCFNLERQNDLSHFLLSIVKSLFNEVQSMDTIITKIMHFAHKLVNADRASMFLVDNKTNQLYARIFDITNSSNEMKPGSDNENNNNLMKEIRFPIGTGIAGYVAKTGKVLNVSNVDEDPRFNRNVDEQTGYTTKSILCMPISIYGSIIGIVQIINKKDGFFTKDDEKSFDIFSTYCGLALHHAKLYEKIRRSEHKCKVTMEVLSYHNSATSKEVAPYIQAGPPIDDISVQRFSFYALDKRDEYKIEKALFMFVDLFGLDRFDYNTLVFFFVTIKKNYRDVPYHNWSHGFHVANSVYSIIKSDPGLFRPLECLSMFVGGLCHDLDHRGYNNKFMIDIGSPLASIYTTSTMEYHHFNMTINILQNDKQNILKKFNQEEYRQIMGNMKHCILATDLALFFPNKARLTSIIKYETFSWQIPDHRLLIQAICLTGCDLSSSSKPWSIQEKTSSLVYQEFHEQVLCILSLDCIKVIF
- the LOC121117081 gene encoding probable 3',5'-cyclic phosphodiesterase pde-5 isoform X1, translating into MNEDKQRSDAVNGDPSLTITPIPISKIKIVVGSSSSAKTCDNQKTEEKFCKILPPLQGRYVTNDFQRRPRSRSPRVYQSENGPNMHKKGAHNRFHHNCCERKPQLLDDIRTKSQLNALKRRKSHFPSFRSTGDLTGYNGAHDKRHPLNTETEIVTNFLNTKPSFLIDYALKHLDLPMLEKICSLKKNQLMINSLEEPSSQLLEGNLILDKRIMLKSLTSSIAKHKENNGLIMELKFCILREIGRNICKAINARRFKMYLAHPDKKDELLEFDPMSSTDEQSVKCHNIFNGVFDAFFDEYLDNTTSKMFNGNSDISYGKIRGTKEDDSVLIHSILCSDYKNIEGFLEFKKPKIDGSFSDMDEALVDSYLVWGELSIHYSDMCFNLERQNDLSHFLLSIVKSLFNEVQSMDTIITKIMHFAHKLVNADRASMFLVDNKTNQLYARIFDITNSSNEMKPGSDNENNNNLMKEIRFPIGTGIAGYVAKTGKVLNVSNVDEDPRFNRNVDEQTGYTTKSILCMPISIYGSIIGIVQIINKKDGFFTKDDEKSFDIFSTYCGLALHHAKLYEKIRRSEHKCKVTMEVLSYHNSATSKEVAPYIQAGPPIDDISVQRFSFYALDKRDEYKIEKALFMFVDLFGLDRFDYNTLVFFFVTIKKNYRDVPYHNWSHGFHVANSVYSIIKSDPGLFRPLECLSMFVGGLCHDLDHRGYNNKFMIDIGSPLASIYTTSTMEYHHFNMTINILQNDKQNILKKFNQEEYRQIMGNMKHCILATDLALFFPNKARLTSIIKYETFSWQIPDHRLLVQSILIAGCDLCNSYKPWDLQLSTVYTVYEEFFKQGDVEKTMGWTPIPLFDRSHASEIASMQVGFIGGICLPCYELMSQVIPTTSPMMVQCKRNLEDWKKKAVSIKLQESDEASNKNEDENECDEESEELLEEENEIL